A single region of the Jatrophihabitans sp. GAS493 genome encodes:
- a CDS encoding RNA polymerase sigma factor, giving the protein MTLPTQVIRTPPAGYYTGVPPTEVRPTERALSPEVRLVRALAGLPRAQAAVLELVYRHDVTLAAIAAETGVSLGAVHRLASAALQSVGRCLSVLEPWDARQDRGGLDASPAA; this is encoded by the coding sequence GTGACGTTGCCGACTCAGGTGATCAGAACTCCACCCGCGGGGTATTACACCGGTGTGCCACCAACTGAAGTGCGACCGACCGAACGAGCGCTGAGCCCCGAGGTTCGCCTCGTGCGGGCTCTGGCCGGTCTCCCGCGCGCCCAGGCGGCAGTGCTCGAGCTCGTTTACCGGCACGATGTCACGCTGGCGGCGATCGCAGCCGAGACCGGAGTCTCCCTGGGCGCGGTTCACCGCCTGGCCTCGGCGGCCCTACAGAGCGTCGGTCGGTGCCTGAGCGTTTTGGAGCCGTGGGATGCCCGGCAGGACCGGGGTGGCCTGGATGCCAGTCCGGCGGCGTGA